DNA from Quercus lobata isolate SW786 chromosome 1, ValleyOak3.0 Primary Assembly, whole genome shotgun sequence:
GAAATTTCAACATATTGACTTATATGAGCTGAATGGATgttactttaaaaaattgtgattaatCAAAAAGCCCTTATAGGTTTTCAGAATTAAGCCATCCCATAAGACAAATTAAGTTTTGTCTCTTTCTGTAGGggcattttcattttcaattgttAAAGTTTTGGGTTGTCTTAAGGACATGTTTGTAATTTGGGTTCCTCGGTTTACCAGTCGGCAATATTGCCACAATAGGTAGATAGGGTTGTGGCAAtgtttcacaattattgaagaTTTTAAAATTGAAGATACATATATAAAACTCCATCGCGACCTTTAGTTCAGGAGGAACCTCCTAAGATGGccaatatatatcttttttttttttttttttaattttttgttttgagtgaCTTTTGacttcctaaaataaaattttgaacaacttgactctaattttttttaggctcAATTGATATAAGCTTGAAGATGATCCTATTAACAATCTAttcttgcaaaaaaatttatatttaatttaagaaattttgtattcacaacattttcataatacttttacaaaaaattttaaatggcaaGTTATTACTAGCTATTATtattgggtaaaaaagtaatttcagtattggtttcaaattagaattggtAACAACTTAGcacctaaaatttattgtgaaaatgttgtggacacaATTCTCAAGTTTTTTATACTTTTGACCAAATATGTGACTAGAGTGGCTAAATTTGAACGTactttaaatttgttatttctTGAGTGGGGAATGGGGGCGTGGGTCAATCAATAGTGGGTAACAAATGTTAATACTAAAAGAGAATCAAACAATTAGATAAATGATGattcttttataataattataaaaaaaaaaaaaaaaaaagtagaccAGGGGTGAAGATAAAAGCAAATgttaacacaacaaaaatttcttaATACAATTACAGAGACCAATTGTTATCAAAGTGaagttgaattgttaaataaaataattgtaagaGCATAGACatgaactaataaaaaaaattctaagatttaataattaaaattcacttaatAACAATACTTAAcatgtttattgtatttagaaacaatagATGATTTCCAATATTTAATCTTAGAAGTAATAATTATTATGTTcattgtattaagaaacaatatgcCTAGagaacttatagtttatcttttattttcttactatACTATGTACAAATTTGAATAGGGAAACCAAATAGAACGCAAGATATATCTCCTACCCAAGATATATCTTCTTATTGACCCCTCtagaaaaaaattctggagccaCCACTGACTCCATTAAATATATTAACTGAAATATCTATTCTCCTCTAAAAAAAtgctttcaaaattaaattattaattgaattataTAATCATTAGTTTAACATCCTTTCACATGTGGATCTAGAGTGAGATTTCTAACTTTTTATATGAGTAATTAGAATGGAGATAAGATTCAAACTCAAGATTACCTacttccttctcaaaaaaaaaaaaaaaaaaaagattacctACTTTgataccataaaaaaaaatattatttgttccAAAAGattaagttattaaaaaatgttagaatTCTACTATTTTTAAACATCTTAACCTTTAGGAGAATTGGTAAAGTATCATAGTATCAGAGTAAGTGATCATGTCACTTATAAGTTTGAGTACACACATGAGAGGAAGTGTTAGAATTATAACCTTTCAGagaattgataatttattagaaaattataaatttaataatttaaccaatattctaaaatttctgTGAACTTTTAGAGGTTGCAGCCTGTAGTCTTTAGTTTATaagtagaaataaaataaaaatccatctttaattaaattaattatttaatccccctttaagtaaattttgaaatctaaaacATGAATATAAGTTGATTTTAAAGATGTTATCCTAAAATTATACTAAATGGCACATTCATAGACTAGGGAATAGCCTCTTGCATTAAGGGGTACAGCTTGTTGAAATTAGGATTGGCGGTTCAATCATAGAATGCAAATTGTTGGGAGGCTGGTAGGAATATTCACCCATAAACAAGGgacatttctttttttagataGCACTTTACACCCTTAAGAAGTCAAgttatctttctcaaaaaagaagtCAAGTTATAGCCTTGCTCTTCTATTTCCatatatttatctttttataggtaagttattatatatatataggaacaTGAGAAAcctatactttttattttatggccTACAAATTCCAGTAGGGTCTGTCTCTCAACTTAGTTCTTTAGGCCTCTATTCATATGCGTCATTTAGAAAAACAAAGGCCGCCAGTAAGGAAATGCTATAATGTAGCAGGACCATCCCTAGAAATTTGTTTGCCCATTTTTACAAGTTGTGACAATGGCTATGATGTGTCAACAATTCCTAAAGGGGGTGGCATTGATTAGTCAGTCCCAAGCACCTGATCAGAtaaatttaaaggcaaagaatCTGATTGATGGACCCATGTATGTATATGATCATTCTTATCACTTACCATGTGTATCTCATGCACAGTAGAGTATCAAACTCGTTTGAGTAATGATTCCTGGACCTTTAATGAAGGTGTTTCTGCTCATTCCATGCCAATTGAACAAttctatcaagttttgtggaTATAAATATGTGAGAGGGTGaatcaaataaatttgaaactgtAATACGAATTGCTGGCCTGACACCAGATTCAAGAATCAATTAATGATAATGCTTCTGCGTACtcacaaacatatataaaacatctttttgggaagaaaatgattttttttttttacttttattttcattttgcgTAAATTACACCAACCTTCCTTTCACGATATAACACTCTCCTCATAAGTTTTAAGAAATGATTTGTAAAAGTGCAACAAATAAGTGTCCTTTTAGACTATGACCTTTCTAATAGAatattctattttaaaaaaaaaatgattcttaTCTATGAAGGACATGACACTCCCCCTTATTATTTGTGAATAATCTATTAAGAATCTTTTGTTCAACTTTTTGCTCTTTCAATCACAACTAAGGAAAATCAAATGAATATATTgcaaattttgattgatgaattataaagtgaaacacaaaaATTTGGACTGAAGATTTGTATTCTCGTTTATACAATGTTTGAGACTTTAGAATGTTTTGAGTCATTAATATATTTAGCCTTGCTATTTAGGCAAATCGGTTTATATGAATGTTCAAGGAATCAAATTAAGGAAGTCTTAAGGAATTccaatcataataaattttcttaagGTAAGTAAGTAATTTCTATATAGATTGTGTTTGgacgtagttttttttttttttttttttttttgagagtttcaacctatggcatccgtttttaatgatagctctttatcatcagaccaagacaccaattagtttttagtgtaggtagggattgaatatcagatctcttattcaaccataagaaattttatcagttaaactaactagaactatttctttattttctaaaagttagtttaagttttttttattttttttaatacatgtaATAGAATTTCATTCTATAATGTCCCCTTTCATGACaattactctttattatcatACCAAGCATTAATTGATTTTATGTGTAGGTAGAATTCATAcctcaaatttattatttggcaACAAGAGAATTTACTGGTTGAATTAACTGAAAACGAACATTAAAGTATAattataccttaaaaaaattagcCTTTAAAGTTCTACCTAACCAATTAagctaagaaatttaaatttaaaaaaaaaaaaaaaaaaacgacaacaacaacaacaacaacaacaaaaacaagaccTTGTTGCCAAAAAATATCATAATAGGCAGTAACCGAttaagctaaaaaatttaaaaacaaaaccttgTTGCCAAAGGATAACATAATAGgcaaaataatacaaagaaGTGAGACATACCtcaatatatatacaatttcattcatagtcattaaaaaaaatgtcccatttttagggaagaaaaaaagttattattactAATTTGTTGTGTCAAATCAAATAGGAGAGATATCATGACatagtccaattttttttacagaataataaataaatataagattGTACTTGTTTACTTAATTAAACATTATTAATTATCAAATTGCGCAGCCACTAATTATAATCTAGCTTCCCTTAAGTCTGCGGTTCGGAAAAAGTCACATTATGATTCCTGTAGCTATCTATTCAATTACCTGTTGTGTTTCAACATAACGATACTTTGGATGCTGTGGCCGTGAGAGAAGGAAGAAACTGAGTAAGGTTGATATGGGGTGGTAAATCTTTAAGATGGAAACTTCTATTACCTTTAGCCAATTAGCATATATAAGTTAGAAACTGATTCAACCTTGTCCATCATTTTGACTTATGTATCAgtgaattaataaatatttttttcctatccAAACCTCAAAATAAAGTCCCTTATTAATTATAAGGCAAAGGCATCATCCAAACCAAAGTTCATTTAGTAAGACCCTTGGTTCTTTAAAGAGGCTAGAGGTTATCCAAGAGATCATAAGACTCCTTCCCACAAAGAGACAGACACCCacagagagtgagagtgagagagagagagagagagagagagagaaagagaaagagagtgatgGGGAGGGCTCCTTGTTGTGACAAGGCAAATGTCAAGAAAGGGCCATGGTCACCAGAAGAAGATTCAAAGCTTAAGGAGTACATAGAAAAATATGGAACTGGTGGGAATTGGATAGCACTTCCGCAAAAAGCTGGTAAGATTTAACCTAAAGCAAAGATTAACCCATTTCATAGCTATGTTCAAATATTTGTCTCTCTTTCATGTTTTGAAGTTTTCCTTGTTTCTTGGTTGTTTGGCTTTTGTGGTGGATCAGGACTGAAGAGATGTGGGAAAAGTTGCAGATTGAGATGGCTTAACTATCTTAGGCCCAACATTAAACATGGCGAGTTCTCAGACGAGGAAGACAGAATAATCTGCACCTTATTTGCAAGCATTGGAAGCAGGTACTCTAATTTGTAATTTCCACTTAGTACTTTTCACcaaaatttgcatttttattaacaaatatttggaaaaatttcccaaattgtcatatttttccttaattaccAACTATTGTCATGGAAGAATATTGAAGAAATTTATCCAAAAGGAGTAACAGAAGtaaatgagaaaaaagagaaatattttaGGTTGTCTCTTttattaggggaaaaaaataacttGTATTTATCAAGAATCTCCTATTTTTGGATAATTCTTCTGCATGCATGCCAAGTTTAGATCTAAAATCAACACCCACTTGCAGCTATTAAGTGAAAGCTCAGAGCTTTCTTCTCATTGAACTAATTAATATGTTTAACAATTTCAGGTGGTCAATCATAGCTGCTCAATTGCCAGGCAGGACTGACAATGATATCAAGAATTACTGGAACACCAAGCTTAAGAAGAAGCTTATGGGAATGCTTCCTCCATCTCAGAGAAAACCTCCTCCATTCCCATCTTCTCACCAAGGCCCACCATTTCAATCTCAACCACAATCATATAAAGAATGCAGCTTATCTTATTATAGCCCAACAACAACTAAGTCTTTCTCAGGCCTTGAATCCATGTCAGTCCCATTGAATTTTTCAAACACCACCACTTCTTTGGCCACCAATAATCCTTCATCTCTTTTCCAAACCCAAGAGAGCTGGTTGAGTTCCATGCAGTATTATCCTGTGAAAGAGAACCTCCTCATGTTTGGAAGTGAAGGAAGTACTTGCAGTTCATCTGATGGGAGCTGTACTCAGATCAGCTATGGCAGAGAGGTCAAACAAGAAGAAATGGGTTTTCAAAGTTACATCTCAAATGGGTTagaagaaaaccaaaagttCATGCTTAATTATGGCAGCAACAGTATTGGAGGGCAAAACGTCACAAATGGATATTTTGGAGAAATCCCATTAGACTACGGGATTGAAGATGTTAAGCAACTGATTAGTAGTAGTAGTACTAATTGCTCTAACAGTCTGCTCAATAATATTGATGAAAACAAGACACAAGAGAAGGTCACGTACTTCTACTACTGAAAAAAAAACTGATGTCTGATTCTGACTGTAAGTAAAATCAGAAAGATTTGATGGGGTAAGGGCATGGTGGTAGTGGTggggttgagagagagagagattcagaaaaagaaaagaaagcttaTGGGGGTTTGTGTTTTGATGAAATCAAACATTTCTTCTTTTGACAGTACATGGTAaagcttctttttattttgtgcatTTCTTTTTGGGAggatatgatgatgatgttatGTTTGTTGTACGGCTATCTCTCTCTgcttttgctctctctctctctctctgtgaaacCCCCAATCAGAAATAAATGTTATGAAAACTAGAAAAAAGAAGATGTTTTCCTCATTCAAGACCTAGAATCTAATGTCAAAATAAACCAAGCCAGAAGTACTGTTCCCTTTAGTTTCTCTTTTTCCaagacttttaaaaaatttttggcTTTGAGCATTGCCTAGTGAAAAGTCAGTTTATACATCAACTATATCACTGTTTCGTTTCATGCAATAAAGGGTAATTTAGACCCTTTGGATATAGGTTGCACAGCTTTCAAGGAATATCTAAACCCCAGAATCTTTTTCTATGAACTAGGCCAGGACCAAGGTGGGAAACTTGTTTACTCgaactcaaaaacaaaaaaaaacactggAATTTTGGAGTTTTGCTTCAGGCCCAAGCTTTAAAATTTGACTTATAGTTAGTGATGATCTAATCTTAGTCTTAAAGTCCCCTCACATTATGACTTGAATATATACTATAGTTTAAAGGttctatatttctttcttttttggctaaatgATTACTATAGTTTAAAGTCATCAAAAGCCACCAACTCTCTCATTATGTTAAACTGTATAGACTTGTTCGGTGAATCAGTAATATTCTAAGTTCTGGCAATATATTctatagcaaaaaaaaactataatctTATTATGAAATGTCGCTTAGATGATCGATAGGCAAGAAGCAAACAAAGTAATAGCCAACAAGAATGCTATTGGCTTGGACAGGACtgttatttgaattgaaaaacattttccttttctataCTAGCTGAAAGATCATTAGATCTCAAGTGGGTACTGACTGTTGATCTGCATTGAGAGGCAATATAATTACATTAAATATTGATCACAATTATTACAAAACAACCTTGCTCCTGTTAGTAAAAGCTCTTCCTCAAAAGGTCTtgattttttaaactaattatgAATAATTTGTATGTGATAAATGATAAATGGTCATACTAATGGGTTCTTTTAggaaaattgttaataaactattttaaaaaaattgatactattttcatagaaaatataaaaaaccgttaaaataattaattgtttttttttttatttttccataaaaagtttttgaaaatattttctaaattaatatctTTAAGGTATTTGTTAACTTTTCATAATAATACAAGCCtccaatatgaatttattaaGTGGAAGTCCTAAattaaagagattttttaatttaagtgtaaTTGTTCAAATATTCACTTGCTAGTAATACAGTTAGTCAAGTATaaccaaaatttttcattcattaataataataagagtaagTGGCTAATACAATATTGTTAGGTTCATAGTGAACgaatttttcaattatcaaGACATTCCAATGTATTACATTAAGCTCTAACAAAGAGATCTCAAAATGTTAATACTCAACCCTCACAAACCCAATATCCCAACAAACTTGTAGTTTTAATTAActttatacaattaaaaattaatacagCTATTAACCAACACTTATCTCTTAAATTCTTGATCACGATAAGTtgcttggctaattaatttggaGGTATAGTTCAGTATTAATATTAGAGTTTTTCTTGCCCCTTTGTTATGCACATAGAAAAATATGCAAGGCAAAATGGTTGGTTGTGTAGCATGTATGCGTTTCCGCagtgtccatttttttttttcatattaggACTGTG
Protein-coding regions in this window:
- the LOC115981647 gene encoding transcription factor RAX2-like codes for the protein MGRAPCCDKANVKKGPWSPEEDSKLKEYIEKYGTGGNWIALPQKAGLKRCGKSCRLRWLNYLRPNIKHGEFSDEEDRIICTLFASIGSRWSIIAAQLPGRTDNDIKNYWNTKLKKKLMGMLPPSQRKPPPFPSSHQGPPFQSQPQSYKECSLSYYSPTTTKSFSGLESMSVPLNFSNTTTSLATNNPSSLFQTQESWLSSMQYYPVKENLLMFGSEGSTCSSSDGSCTQISYGREVKQEEMGFQSYISNGLEENQKFMLNYGSNSIGGQNVTNGYFGEIPLDYGIEDVKQLISSSSTNCSNSLLNNIDENKTQEKVTYFYY